From a region of the Bradysia coprophila strain Holo2 chromosome X unlocalized genomic scaffold, BU_Bcop_v1 contig_173, whole genome shotgun sequence genome:
- the LOC119068260 gene encoding uncharacterized protein LOC119068260: MGAGATKNLKKVDIEIYFWYGGNGDVGHVSLYIVESFLYISFWPETSTKPTKSVGSVSNTYAEDKREEGREADYVLKATIDLDLKAMEEFWSDAKEHNYSYIGNHSSDAVMKVLQSGNDEFFLAPTPFIQVREPNSNWTQGDYIIWIREKITSFRLQGVKRGLR; this comes from the exons ATGGGTGCAGGAGcaacaaaaaatctgaaaaaagtggatattgaaatttatttttggtatgGCGGAAATGGTGATGTCGGTCATGTATCGCTGTACATTGTTGAGTCATTTCTCTACATAAGTTTTTGGCCAGAAACATCAACAAAACCGACTAAGTCCGTTGGATCCGTGAGCAACACGTACGCCGAAGACAAAAG GGAAGAAGGTAGAGAAGCTGACTATGTGCTAAAAGCAACCATTGACCTAGACTTAAAAGCCATGGAAGAGTTTTGGAGCGATGCTAAAGAACATAACTATTCATACATTGGCAACCACAGCTCCGATGCCGTGATGAAAGTGTTACAGTCTGGTAACGATGAATTTTTTCTCGCACCGACTCCGTTTATCCAGGTACGAGAGCCGAATTCAAACTGGACGCAAGGTGACTACATTATTTGGATTCGAGAAAAAATTACAAGCTTTCGACTGCAAGGTGTTAAACGTGGCTTACGATGA
- the LOC119068228 gene encoding uncharacterized protein LOC119068228 encodes MKRLLKVFLVYLLYDSVSSQAGSGPNLSLFCPNEISLDDNGTSALWPVTDKNRRIVTDSSPQCLDDEKYLLTRECSAEGWIPSIPPNCSYTQPKYENSNKCPLGYESVQWKSKSLCVLVTVPQVWNNTCLMTGSVRTIFDFDSDEREAIFVYLRDRRMQKVWMPAKRLWSYGPVIWTLPGKTFGETVEFNDLSIRLSEEEYGDGCFSLNIQNRGQTGAVENCNNIYPILCATREESMIQLACPNDFYTTRYEGYQEFCYSTHLIQQPPIEDIGPVSITRALEDPSLNWVTSECRGELFTMNSVETTVIFERIGKYAELRDNDRCLFGVQPNLYVGSAESWTDIFPLVDYVNWAYPKENGTVVTADRHGKWHWSSDTLTCIACQRRVEVQMPKIYLNFLESKERLYAVVYEQRFLWRENSDDPGIKCFTNSDYELVRTVSVEDEVWSGLLSITEDGMDMSNYKTKTIYELKTYGDGPGYYWCEGHAIPNFQHIRSDNVVAYKKVKGEIFAVLVELSCRDCGQYFQEKRIKDLAKRFREYLEDLQDHYQHHYHIFEVSIENVRAMRINSIDKVNGKAEIVFHVTISLDDFDDDEEDILEMSLDMIKIYKIRNYLHDLMTSSQSPEYRYLSLNSTEYCLPDSISTINELSWINAKIGETAAPRELCLLPNGLPVHRSCVGNFIDGGVWVNSSLQQCHTHDVTNITQTLYEIDRTYKHPNATAEVVETVTQLLTSNHSSLIPADLFYLSKIMQTITKISNDSSQLNQNESKNIFTIYNNLMFVNENITKMSAALNSTNILLDAFDGILSHLSSSASNQMNRINLTENLNDGTIAVVSPKLIMYAIDPMVRNYSGIALYRTASNASTFGEIDDFTNPRYYIRLLSTNESTAFLLEDEELEVASFVPLSLLNRLNETRRLGNETNTTVVDVAPRVSIVITIYFNDLLFQEYKKTTYAKSGGKIISVSIPGYGPMLPELIPILIKTSNLTGNATADVCGYWDLKGDNGWARDGCQYGGRSGYFEPVVLCACSHLTHFAYLILGTYVHSISEEVIITELHHDALDMITLLGCSLSLIGILGITITAIIFPTWREKPSSKVLLQLSAAIALQMILLCFVNTEVSLLHFHEVDKWYECVALGAALQYSVLVAFSWMLITAYLQFMRYVRVLGYIRSSRFFLKSFLIGWGVPLIPVLLVVCITPNSYIPDLDLLLTGICYPTGYALYFGVIVPIGLIITANCIIFILVIYNIVRGPDGKLRTNERDITLAQLRLSIFLFFLLGLSWIFGFCATTRAGLVFSYLFCLTATLQGFVLFLYFVILDPVTRSLWTKFLKKYFCCLGKSMK; translated from the exons ATGAAACGACTATTGAAAG TGTTTCTGGTGTATCTACTTTACGACAGTGTTTCATCACAAGCTGGATCTGGACCCAATTTATCTTTG TTCTGTCCGAACGAGATAAGTCTGGACGATAATGGTACATCAGCCCTTTGGCCAGTTACGGATAAAAATCGACGAATCGTAACTGATTCATCGCCACAGTGTTTGGACGATGAAAAGTATCTATTGACCAGAGAATGTTCAGCTGAAGGTTGGATACCATCGATACCACCGAACTGTTCGTACACTCAACCGAAATATGAAAACTCCAATAAATGTCCGCTCGGCTATGAATCAGTGCAGTGGAAAAGTAAAAGTTTGTGCGTTCTTGTGACTGTGCCACAGGTGTGGAATAATACGTGTTTAATGACGGGCTCGGTTCGAACAATATTCGATTTTGATAGTGATGAAAGGGAAgcgatttttgtttatttacgtGATCGACGCATGCAAAAGGTGTGGATGCCCGCGAAAAGACTGTGGAGTTATGGTCCGGTAATATGGACGTTGCCGGGTAAAACGTTTGGTGAAACGGTGGAATTTAACGATCTTTCCATTCGGTTGAGTGAGGAGGAATACGGAGACGGTTGTTTTAGTCTGAATATTCAAAATCGTGGACAGACTGGAGCGGTGGAAAACTGTAACAATATCTATCCGATACTTTGTGCAACTCGCGAAGAGTCTATGATTCAATTGGCTTgtccaaatgatttttatacGACGCGCTATGAGGGATACCAAGAGTTTTGCTATTCCACACATCTGATCCAACAGCCTCCTATCGAAGATATCGGCCCTGTTAGCATAACAAGAGCCTTGGAAGATCCGTCTTTAAATTGGGTCACTTCGGAGTGCCGTGGTGAATTATTTACCATGAATTCAGTCGAAACAACCGTGATTTTTGAACGCATAGGCAAGTATGCGGAATTGCGCGACAACGATCGATGTTTGTTCGGAGTGCAGCCTAATTTGTACGTGGGCAGTGCTGAATCATGGACAGACATATTTCCGCTTGTAGATTATGTGAATTGGGCTTATCCGAAAGAAAACGGTACGGTTGTTACAGCTGATCGTCATGGAAAATGGCATTGGTCGAGCGATACATTGACCTGCATAGCCTGTCAACGACGCGTAGAAGTGCAGAtgccgaaaatttatttaaactttcTCGAAAGCAAGGAACGACTGTATGCGGTAGTATACGAGCAACGATTCTTGTGGAGGGAAAACAGTGACGATCCGGGAATAAAATGCTTCACCAATTCCGATTACGAATTGGTACGAACGGTGAGCGTAGAAGATGAAGTTTGGAGCGGTCTGCTGTCGATCACGGAAGATGGTATGGATATGAGCAActacaaaacgaaaacaatttacGAACTGAAGACGTATGGTGACGGTCCCGGTTATTACTGGTGCGAAGGACACGCCATACCGAATTTTCAACACATCCGATCGGATAATGTCGTAGCGTATAAGAAGGTCAAAGGGGAAATATTTGCCGTTTTAGTGGAATTGAGCTGTCGTGATTGTGGACAATATTTCCAGGAGAAGCGGATCAAAGACTTGGCTAAACGATTTCGCGAATATCTGGAAGACTTGCAGGACCATTACCAACATCACTATCACATATTTGAGGTTTCGATTGAAAACGTTCGAGCCATGCGCATCAATTCCATTGACAAAGTGAATGGAAAAGCGGAAATTGTTTTCCATGTCACAATTTCGCTGGATGACTTTGACGATGACGAAGAAGATATCTTGGAAATGTCGCTTGATATGATCAAAATCTACAAGATAAGAAACTATTTGCATGACTTAATGACTTCATCCCAGTCGCCGGAGTATCGTTATCTGTCTCTAAATAGTACCGAATATTGTTTACCAGATTCCATTTCAACCATAAACGAACTCAGTTGGATTAATGCAAAGATAGGCGAGACTGCAGCACCGCGAGAATTGTGTTTACTGCCGAATGGATTGCCCGTTCATCGTTCGTGTGTGGGGAATTTTATCGATGGTGGTGTATGGGTAAACAGCAGTCTGCAGCAATGTCACACACACGATGTGACCAACATAACGCAAACACTTTATGAAATCGATCGAACTTATAAGCATCCAAATGCTACGGCAGAGGTTGTGGAAACGGTTACGCAACTGTTGACCAGCAATCATTCATCACTGATTCCGGCCGACTTATTTTATTTGAGCAAAATTATGCaaacaataacgaaaattaGCAACGACTCCTCGCAGTTAAATCAAAAcgaatcaaaaaacatttttacaatttataacAATTTAATGTTCGTGAATGAAAATATCACGAAAATGTCTGCAGCTCTTAATTCGACCAACATTCTACTCGACGCTTTTGATGGCATATTAAGTCATTTGTCGTCATCAGCGAGCAATCAAATGAATCGCATTAATTTAacggaaaatttaaatgacgGTACAATAGCCGTTGTGTCGCCCAAGTTGATTATGTACGCAATAGATCCGATGGTACGAAATTATTCCGGCATCGCACTCTATCGAACGGCCTCTAATGCATCGACGTTCGGCGAAATTGACGATTTCACCAATCCACGCTACTACATCCGCTTGCTGTCGACCAATGAATCCACTGCATTCCTACTGGAGGACGAAGAATTGGAGGTTGCATCGTTCGTGCCACTATCGCTACTGAATCGGCTGAATGAGACGCGTCGCTTGGGCAACGAAACGAATACAACCGTCGTTGATGTGGCACCCAGAGTCAGTATCGTCATAACGATTTACTTCAATGATCTTTTGTTCCAAGAGTACAAGAAAACGACCTACGCCAAATCGGGTGGCAAGATAATCAGCGTTTCGATACCGGGATACGGTCCTATGCTGCCTGAATTGATACCGATTCTCATCAAAACGAGTAATTTAACGGGAAACGCAACGGCCGACGTGTGTGGCTATTGGGATTTAAAAGGTGACAATGGATGGGCCAGAGATGGATGTCAATATGGTGGTAGATCTGGCTACTTTGAACCGGTAGTTTTATGTGCCTGTTCGCATTTAACGCATTTCGCTTATTTGATTCTGGGCACCTACGTTCATTCCATATCCGAAGAAGTGATCATAACCGAACTGCACCATGACGCTCTGGACATGATAACATTGCTCGGTTGCTCGTTGTCTCTGATTGGAATATTGGGAATTACGATTACAGCGATAATCTTTCCGACATGGCGAGAAAAACCGAGCTCCAAGGTACTTCTGCAATTGTCAGCGGCTATAGCACTGCAAATGATTCTGCTTTGTTTCGTCAATACCGAGGTGAGCTTGTTACATTTTCACGAAGTGGATAAGTGGTACGAATGCGTTGCACTCGGTGCTGCTCTACAATATTCGGTTTTGGTGGCTTTTTCCTGGATGCTAATTACAGCCTATCTGCAGTTCATGAGATATGTACGCGTACTGGGATATATCAGGTCTTCGCGGttctttttaaaatcgttTCTGATTGGATGGGGCGTACCACTCATTCCGGTGCTGTTAGTCGTATGCATTACACCGAACTCGTACATACCCGATTTGGACCTTTTGCTGACGGGAATTTGCTATCCAACCGGATATGCTCTGTATTTCGGTGTGATTGTCCCGATCGGACTAATCATCACCGCTAATTGCATCATATTCATTTTAGTCATTTACAATATTGTCCGCGGTCCCGACGGTAAATTACGCACTAATGAACGAGACATAACACTAGCACAGTTAAGACTTTCcatatttttgttctttttgcTGGGTTTGTCGTGGATATTCGGATTCTGTGCAACGACACGGGCAGGGTTGGTGTTTTCATACTTATTCTGTTTAACAGCCACATTACAGGGATTCGTACTGTTTTTGTATTTCGTCATACTGGACCCGGTAACGCGGAGTCTTTGgacgaaattcttgaaaaaatatttttgttgtttgggaAAGTCTATGAAGTGA
- the LOC119068248 gene encoding tubulin alpha-1C chain-like, with the protein MRECISVHIGQAGVQIGNACWELYCLEHGIQPDGQMPSDKTIGGGDDSFNTFFSETGSGKHVPRAVFVDLEPTVVDEVRTGTYRQLFHPEQLITGKEDAANNYARGHYTIGKEIVDLVLDRIRKLADQCTGLQGFLVFHSFGGGTGSGFTSLLMERLSVDYGKKSKLEFSIYPAPQVSTAVVEPYNSILTTHTTLEHSDCAFMVDNEAIYDICRRNLDIDRPTYTNLNRLIGQIVSSITASLRFDGALNVDLTEFQTNLVPYPRIHFPLATYAPVISSEKAYHEQLTVAEITNACFEPANQMVKCDPRHGKYMACCMLYRGDVVPKDVNAAIATIKTKRSIQFVDWCPTGFKVGINYQPPTVVPGGDLAKVQRAVCMLSNTTAIAEAWARLDHKFDLMYAKRAFVHWYVGEGMEEGEFSEAREDLAALEKDYEEVGVDSTEELAEGDEY; encoded by the exons ATG AGGGAATGCATTTCAGTACATATTGGACAAGCTGGTGTTCAGATTGGTAACGCATGCTGGGAATTATACTGCTTGGAACATGGCATCCAGCCTGATGGACAG ATGCCTTCGGACAAGACCATCGGTGGCGGTGACGATtcattcaatacatttttcagtgaaacAGGTTCGGGTAAACATGTACCACGGGCCGTGTTTGTTGATCTAGAACCAACTGTAGTCG ATGAGGTTCGTACGGGAACATATCGTCAACTGTTCCATCCGGAACAGTTAATCACCGGAAAAGAAGATGCTGCTAACAATTATGCTCGTGGTCACTACACCATCGGCAAAGAAATCGTCGATTTGGTATTGGATCGAATTAGAAAATTAGCTGATCAATGTACCGGGCTACAA GGTTTCCTTGTATTCCACTCATTTGGTGGCGGAACAGGCAGTGGATTTACGTCCCTCTTGATGGAACGGTTGTCGGTTGACTATggtaaaaaaagtaaattggaATTCTCGATTTACCCAGCACCACAG GTATCCACAGCGGTTGTTGAACCATATAACTCAATTTTAACTACGCACACAACATTGGAACATTCTGATTGTGCGTTTATGGTCGATAACGAAGCTATTTACGATATTTGTCGACGTAATTTGGATATTGACCGCCCCACTTATACCAATCTGAACCGTCTAATTGGACAG atTGTTTCGTCGATAACTGCATCTCTTCGTTTTGATGGCGCATTGAACGTTGATCTCACTGAATTTCAAACCAATCTTGTGCCATATCCTCGTATTCATTTCCCTTTGGCAACTTATGCACCG GTAATATCATCGGAAAAGGCATATCACGAACAGCTAACGGTGGCCGAAATTACCAATGCCTGTTTCGAGCCTGCCAATCAAATGGTGAAATGCGACCCGAGACAT GGAAAATATATGGCATGTTGTATGCTGTACAG AGGTGATGTTGTACCGAAAGACGTCAATGCAGCTATTGCAACCATAAAAACCAAACGGTCGATACAGTTTGTCGATTGGTGTCCGACTGGCTTCAAGGTCGGCATCAATTATCAACCGCCAACCGTTGTACCCGGCGGTGATTTGGCCAAGGTTCAACGTGCTGTTTGCATGTTATCAAATACCACAGCCATCGCTGAAGCTTGGGCGCGTTTAGAtcacaaatttgatttgatgtaTGCTAAACGTGCTTTCGTACACTGGTACGTGGGCGAAGGCATGGAAGAGGGTGAATTCTCCGAGGCACGTGAGGATTTGGCTGCTTTGGAAAAAGATTACGAAGAAGTTGGCGTCGATTCTACAGAAGAATTGGCCGAAGGAGACGAATACTAG
- the LOC119068234 gene encoding aminopeptidase N, which translates to MRGKEVPLVAILLCGYGLLATAEPQRKHKRSIELSAAHQLISDVRLPTDFTPLSYVLDLRPNLENSTFSGIVKINMSCEQQTNKIALHSHFDMKIVVADIKIKRLKNNETTDEELTEKIEIQRANRMPKKPIYQIFLKSPLKKGALLELHIEFSGIIWETAEGLFKGSYSDSNGDKRHYLATHTRPNNARHIFPCFDEPGFKVPFTVSISRPKNYTTLFNVRVQSTVEMDGDYEIDHFETTPPMSTISFGFVISQLTQLNITTETPLLKPIIRIWAREDYQDELKDVYGKVEKVLTYLRNYWDEDYPLCKLDIVALPAGFSSLKPVDNWGLIVFKESDLSNQGYYLLAQELAYQWLGSWVTPLWWSDAHLNKALAGFLAASAALEIDNGQEFDGKWPMTTLYSVYYEFSKRYPHSRITGLKQEATCTKTELVLRMLNYTIGAETFKKGLRKFFADGHCGTFVGDNVWKALTEQAHADKTLPPGVTVNEIVESWIFKDRLPVVTVSRKYATQSAVATQKVYLRERPHDVPEQDKMLWWIPLVVLSQDKLNFRNTTPSIWLNKVRDVQLDGLPAADKYIIVNPEEIGPFPVNYDADNWNLLSNYLQTEEGRKHIPTYTRAKLLHDAWNLAYAGDLSFATAFNMTLFMKYERDHIVWNPVFTLIDHIGAHIDMSSVHKKFQTYVRILLTPLYEELGPYAQPNEEKWKDNLRSLARLFLCQAGYRPCIEEAQAAYKKWMDIENPDDGNPVSNQYICPVFKWGTQEEWEFGLQRVINFPSSRKQSERTYLLKCLVSCPMQSSKIERLLNITILEENGNFTENDIFLEFNMLSGGSNGYLTLFNFLSDNWDLIRQRFENKTNLWDNLIGSATGVFTTQEGYDMVSELYVARQGEFGSAEHIIEKSLRHIKEETKWSDENLPIIEKWLDKYLERANTLESKFSG; encoded by the exons ATGCGAGGCAAGGAGGTGCCTCTTGTAGCAATATTGTTATGTGGCTACGGTCTATTGGCAACAGCAGAGCCACAG cGCAAGCATAAACGAAGCATAGAACTATCAGCTGCTCATCAATTAATCTCCGACGTGCGTTTACCAACCGATTTCACTCCGTTGAGCTATGTACTGGACTTGCGaccaaatttggaaaattccaCCTTTTCCGGCATCGTCAAAATTAACATGTCTTGCGAACAACAGACAAATAAAATCGCCTTACATTCACATTTCGATATGAAAATTGTGGTGGctgatataaaaatcaaacgaCTCAAAAACAATGAAAC GACCGATGAGGAGTTAACTGAAAAAATCGAGATCCAAAGGGCCAATCGTATGCCAAAGAAACCAATCTATCAGATTTTCCTGAAGAGTCCATTAAAGAAAGGCGCACTTCTGGAATTACATATCGAATTTAGTGGCATAATATGGGAAACAGCTGAAGGTTTGTTCAAAGGATCGTATTCAGATAGTAACGGCGATAAGAG ACATTATCTAGCCACACATACAAGACCGAACAACGCACGTCATATATTCCCATGCTTTGATGAACCTGGCTTCAAAGTACCGTTTACTGTGAGCATATCTAGACCGAAAAACTACACAACACTGTTTAACGTTCGAGTGCAATCGACTGTTGAAAT GGACGGTGATTACGAAATTGATCATTTCGAAACAACACCGCCAATGTCGACAATTTCGTTCGGCTTCGTTATTTCACAATTGACCCAACTGAACATCACTACGGAAACGCCACTCCTGAAACCAATTATCAGAATTTGGGCTAGGGAAGATTATCAGGATGAGTTGAAG GATGTTTATGGAAAGGTCGAAAAAGTGCTGACATATCTGCGAAACTATTGGGACGAAGATTATCCGCTATGCAAATTGGATATTGTAGCATTACCAGCTGGATTTTCGTCATTGAAGCCGGTAGATAACTGGGGTCTTATCGTTTTCAA AGAAAGCGACTTGTCGAATCAAGGATACTATTTACTAGCTCAAGAGCTTGCATACCAATGGTTAGGTTCGTGGGTAACGCCGTTGTGGTGGAGTGATGCTCATTTAAATAAAGCTTTGGCTGGATTTTTGGCTGCCTCTGCTGCTTTGgag ATTGATAATGGTCAAGAATTCGATGGTAAATGGCCAATGACGACACTATACAGTGTCTACTATGAATTTAGCAAAAGATATCCCCATTCACGCATCACCGGCCTCAAACAAGAGGCAACATGTACAAAAACGGAATTGGTCCTACGCATGTTAAATTACACAATTGGTGCCGAAACATTCAAGAAAGGGTTGAGGAAGTTCTTCGCCGATGG TCATTGCGGAACGTTTGTGGGTGACAATGTTTGGAAAGCATTGACCGAACAAGCCCACGCAGATAAAACATTACCGCCAGGGGTTACTGTTAACGAAATCGTCGAATCATGGATATTCAAGGATCGCCTACCGGTCGTTACAGTATCGCGAAAATATGCCACTCAATCGGCAGTAGCAacacaaaaagtttatttgcGAGAACGTCCGCACGATGTGCCGGAACAAGACAAAATGTTGTGGTGGATTCCATTGGTAGTCTTGTCGCAagacaaattgaatttccgtAACACGACGCCGTCAATTTGGTTGAATAAAGTCCGTGATGTGCAGTTGGACGGTCTACCAGCGGCCGATAAATATATCATCGTCAATCCGGAAGAAATTGGTCCATTCCCAGTGAACTATGATGCAGACAATTGGAATTTATTGTCCAACTATCTTCAAACAGAAGAAGGAAGGAAGCACATTCCTACGTACACAAG AGCTAAACTTCTTCACGATGCTTGGAATTTGGCCTACGCTGGAGACCTTAGCTTTGCCACAGCATTCAATATGACCCTCTTTATGAAATATGAAAGGGATCACATTGTTTGGAACCCAGTGTTCACACTGATCGATCACATAGGCGCTCACATTGACATGTCTTCTGTGCACAAGAAATTCCAA ACATATGTCCGTATCTTACTGACACCACTTTACGAGGAATTAGGCCCATATGCACAACCGAACGAAGAAAAGTGGAAAGACAACCTGAGATCTTTAGCCAGGTTGTTCTTATGTCAAGCTGGATATCGTCCATGCATTGAAGAAGCTCAGGCTGCATACAAAAAATGGATGGATATCGAAAATCCAGACGATGGAAATCC CGTTAGCAATCAGTACATCTGTCCAGTCTTTAAATGGGGTACCCAAGAAGAGTGGGAATTCGGTTTGCAGAGAGTGATTAATTTCCCATCATCACGAAAGCAGAGTGAGAGAACCTATTTGCTGAAATGCCTGGTATCGTGTCCCATGCAATCGTCCAAAATTGAAAGACTTTTGAACATAACGATTCTGGAAGAAAATGGCAATTTCACCGAGAACGATATATTCTTGGAATTCAACATGTTGTCGGGTGGATCAAACGGCTATTTAACTCTGTTCAATTTCTTGTCTGACAATTGGGACTTGATACGGCAGAG atttgaaaacaaaacgaacCTCTGGGACAACTTGATTGGATCAGCAACCGGAGTGTTTACCACGCAGGAAGGATACGATATGGTTTCCGAATTGTATGTGGCTCGACAGGGTGAATTCGGAAGTGCCGAACATATTATTGAAAAGTCACTGAGACACATTAAAGAGGAGACGAAATGGAGTGACGAGAATTTGCCCATAATTGAAAAGTGGCTGGATAAATATTTGGAGCGTGCCAACACATTGGAGAGTAAATTTAGCGGATAG